From the genome of Carassius gibelio isolate Cgi1373 ecotype wild population from Czech Republic chromosome B10, carGib1.2-hapl.c, whole genome shotgun sequence, one region includes:
- the vps36 gene encoding vacuolar protein-sorting-associated protein 36 isoform X1 codes for MTQKRWENTPVSQPIPTGPKAGRTCAVGIVGIERKLEEKRKETDKNISEAFEDLSKLMEKAKEMVELSKSIANKIKDKQGDITEDETIRFKSYLLSMGIANPVTRETHGSGTQYHIQLAKQLGDMLQAPLEERGGMMALTEVYCLVNRARGMELLSPEDLVNACKMFESLKLPLRLRVFDSGVMVVQLQSHSEEEMIASALDNVSDKGSLTAEEFAKLLGLSVLLAKERLLLAEKMGHLCRDDSVESLRFYPNLF; via the exons ATGACTCAGAAACGATGGGAGAATACACCTGTCTCACAGCCCATCCCCACAGGACCTAAG GCAGGAAGAACATGCGCAGTGGGGATTGTGGGTATTGAACGGAAGttggaagagaaaagaaaagagacagATAAAAACATTTCTGAG GCCTTTGAGGATCTCAGTAAACTGATGGAAAAG GCCAAAGAGATGGTGGAGCTCTCCAAATCCATTGCCAACAAAATCAAAGACAAGCAGGGTGACATTACAGAAGATGAG ACTATCCGCTTCAAGTCTTATTTGCTGAGTATGGGTATAGCCAACCCAGTGACCCGAGAGACGCACGGCTCAGGCACACAATACCACATCCAACTCGCCAAACAGCTGGGAGACATGCTGCAGGCCCCACTGGAG GAGCGTGGAGGAATGATGGCCCTCACTGAAGTGTACTGTTTGGTGAACAGAGCCCGTGGTATGGAG CTTCTCTCTCCGGAAGACTTAGTCAATGCCTGCAAGATGTTTGAATCGCTGAAGCTTCCTCTACG GTTGCGAGTTTTTGACAGCGGCGTGATGGTGGTTCAGCTCCAGTCCCACAGTGAAGAGGAAATGATTGCCTCAGCTCTAGATAAC GTGTCTGATAAAGGCTCCCTCACAGCTGAAGAGTTTGCCAAGTTGTTGGGACTGTCAGTTCTCCTTGCTAAAGAAAG GTTGTTACTAGCTGAAAAAATGGGTCACTTGTGCCGAGATGATTCGGTAGAAAGTCTGCGTTTTTATCCCAACCTGTTCTGA
- the vps36 gene encoding vacuolar protein-sorting-associated protein 36 isoform X2 translates to MEKAKEMVELSKSIANKIKDKQGDITEDETIRFKSYLLSMGIANPVTRETHGSGTQYHIQLAKQLGDMLQAPLEERGGMMALTEVYCLVNRARGMELLSPEDLVNACKMFESLKLPLRLRVFDSGVMVVQLQSHSEEEMIASALDNVSDKGSLTAEEFAKLLGLSVLLAKERLLLAEKMGHLCRDDSVESLRFYPNLF, encoded by the exons ATGGAAAAG GCCAAAGAGATGGTGGAGCTCTCCAAATCCATTGCCAACAAAATCAAAGACAAGCAGGGTGACATTACAGAAGATGAG ACTATCCGCTTCAAGTCTTATTTGCTGAGTATGGGTATAGCCAACCCAGTGACCCGAGAGACGCACGGCTCAGGCACACAATACCACATCCAACTCGCCAAACAGCTGGGAGACATGCTGCAGGCCCCACTGGAG GAGCGTGGAGGAATGATGGCCCTCACTGAAGTGTACTGTTTGGTGAACAGAGCCCGTGGTATGGAG CTTCTCTCTCCGGAAGACTTAGTCAATGCCTGCAAGATGTTTGAATCGCTGAAGCTTCCTCTACG GTTGCGAGTTTTTGACAGCGGCGTGATGGTGGTTCAGCTCCAGTCCCACAGTGAAGAGGAAATGATTGCCTCAGCTCTAGATAAC GTGTCTGATAAAGGCTCCCTCACAGCTGAAGAGTTTGCCAAGTTGTTGGGACTGTCAGTTCTCCTTGCTAAAGAAAG GTTGTTACTAGCTGAAAAAATGGGTCACTTGTGCCGAGATGATTCGGTAGAAAGTCTGCGTTTTTATCCCAACCTGTTCTGA